The Pithys albifrons albifrons isolate INPA30051 chromosome 6, PitAlb_v1, whole genome shotgun sequence region AGCGAAGGGGAGCCATTGCCTGTTCCAAGGACatcagggcagagggagaggggcagagtcTCAGGAGTGGAACACTTATGTGTGCACCCTTGTCCCCAACCGGCTCTCAGGTTCATGCACACCTGCACAGCCCCTAGACACACAGGTGGTGCAGGCAGTGGGCTCAGCACTCACACTCTATCCCTCTGGCGAGCTCCCACACTGTGGGTGCTTTTTTGGGTGTTTAATCTGCTGATTTACTCTCAGACCCCTCATGGCagcaggtttgttttttctgggcttttttcttccccacccTGGCATCCTGTGGAAAGGTACTGTGGAAGCTgtttcccccagccctggggctcttGGGTATGGCACAGCAGCCTGCTGGGTGCTGGATAAAGGTTCCATGGGCATCCAACTTTATGGCCTTCCCCAGTTGCTATGTGGTGTGGGGGGGTCCCCATGGAGAGCATTTCAACCACACTCAGGGCAATGCGGTtctgcagggatgggaacaATCTCTCAGACCTACAGCCCCTTTGTAGGAGGGAGTCACTGAGGTACACAATTAACCTTCCTGTCACAATTAATGCACATATTCTGATGGGTGGCAATGAGCAGGACACAgtaggtgtgtgtgtgtgcaatgGAGACAGCTGCTGTCTTACTCCCTTGCAGGCTGCCTACAGCCTGCCATGCCTCCTCCTTGGCATCACATTGCACCCTGACCTCCCACCCACCtcaccctctccctcctccctagGCGGGATGCAGGCCCggggcctcctcctcctcctggcactgATCCTGCTGGCTGGCACCGCCGAGGCTGGCAAGAACAAGAAAGGTAAGGAggcagcctggggcagggagccagtgggatggggaggcaGCCTGGGTGTGCTGCAGAGAGCACTCACTCCTCTTTTCCTCACAGAGAAGGTGAAGAAGGATGGCTCCAAGTGCGAGGACTGGCGCTGGGGACCCTGTGTTCCCAACAGTAAGGACTGTGGCCTGGGCTACCGTGAGGGAACTTGCAAAGATGAGAGCAAGAAGCTCAAGTGCAAGATCCCCTGCAACTGGAAGAAGAAATTTGGAGGTGGGTACATGGAGGTGGGGTGGCTGAGGACCATGCTGGAGTGGGCACTGGAGCCTGGTGCCTATGCTGTCCAACTCTCATGCCTCTGCCCTCTCATCCAGCTGATTGCAAGTACAAGTTTGAAAGCTGGGGAGGGTGTAGCGCTCAGACAGGCCTGAAGACTCGCTCAGGCATCCTGAAGAAAGCCCTGTATAATGCCCAGTGTGAGGAGATCGTCTACGTGACCAAGCCCTGCTCTTCCAAGATCAAGTCGAAGTCCAAAGGTCAGTTCTTACTACTCCTGTCCCCAGAAGGGTCCTCTTGGGATGCCAGGTACGGGTTTTTCAGAAGTATCTTGGCCCACTGGGCTTAAGttttgctgggctgtggggttTTCCATAGGTTTCTCTGTCCTTTGCAGCTGCACATGTGACAACCCCAAAGTCCAGCTAATGGCTGGGTGGGATGCAGGTGCTGCTAGAAAAAACCCTGGTCTCCCCACAAGTCACTGCCAGTTTTGGTGGGATGGGgattccctgccctcctccctggGACTGATGAAAAGCATGGTTTTACATGGTGGGCGGCTGCCTGCAGGGATGCACTGTGCcacagtggctgtgctggctaCACTTCTACCACAGCTCTGTCCGGGGGACCAGTGATGCACTAACTCTTGTCTCCTGTGCTTCTCCAATGCAGCAAAGAAGGGCAAGGGGAAGGACTAGAACAGGAAGCCATCATCCTCACTGGCACCTCAACATGGTGCTTCAAGGGCTGGATGCCCAGTTGCAGCTGGCCCATGCTACagtcttcctcctcctctccttcctcctttccatGACCTCTTCTTTCACTGAGATGCCTTGTTTTAATCATTAGTGTTGTAGAGAGCAAACCCACCCACCTTGCAGGAGAGGCTGCTCCCACCCTTGCTGTCCCACTGCCACTGCACCTCATCTTGGCTGGTGTTAGAGTTTGCTGGGATGGGAACACACATTTTTCCACCCTCCAGCACAAATGAGTTGCCTTTAGTGCCTCCTTTGGCAAGTCCAGAGCCTCCTCATTCCACCACCAGCTAGCAGTGACAGAGGAAAGGAGTGGTGTTGAATGCCAGAGTAACCCCATTACTCATGCCACTTGGTCACTTGACAACTGCTCTCAGCTCAGGGGGTTATTCTAGCATCCTTTTTGCTAGGCCACAAATtacctgcagcagctgaggtgaACACGACCATCACCCCCAAGACCCACCGTGTCTCCTCTTGTCTATCACTTCTAACCATGTGTGTCCATGTcggtgctgcagctcctctgcctttgCCATGCCAACACCAGTGCTGGGTGGGAGCTCTCACTCCTTTTGGAAaatggggtttgttttcttttccaataaaaatctttttttataaAGTATCAGAACCAATCTTTTGTCCCCATGAgttgctgctgagctggaaacCCCAGCAAACTCCAGCTTTGCTGGCCCCTGCAGGACCAGCACTGAAGTTACCATGCAGCTGGTGGTGGTTGCCTGGGTGCC contains the following coding sequences:
- the MDK gene encoding midkine, yielding MQARGLLLLLALILLAGTAEAGKNKKEKVKKDGSKCEDWRWGPCVPNSKDCGLGYREGTCKDESKKLKCKIPCNWKKKFGADCKYKFESWGGCSAQTGLKTRSGILKKALYNAQCEEIVYVTKPCSSKIKSKSKAKKGKGKD